aattataaatataaggTGTGGTCTCTATTGGGGAAAcaactaaaatatatttacatactgcACATAACTATTAATGAACAATATGACTATAATCAGCAAGGTGGATTAAACTGCACAGAAGTCTATGGAACCATTGTGGTATTTGACCTTGGAGCCTAAAATCTTATTAATTGGACTGAAAGGCCAGCAGAAGTGTGTATCTGTGCCTTTTATATCTCCGTTTACGTACAACTTTTACTTTATAGCCCTCCAGCGTCTGACATGTTCAcatcatttcattgttttttgaaaaacaaataagcCTGTATTTTCTGCCAATGTGCGTaaaactgtgtgtttatgtccaGAACGGACATAAAGGATTCGCTTGTATTATTTACTTAAATATTAAGGCTATTCTATCTAAGTAAAAGAAACCTTGTGCTGTATTCTCATTACAGTGTGTAGTAATGTCTCTCACTAAGAAGCGAGATGGTTCGTTTATCTAGAAAGACGGATGAGTTGTCAATACTCACCGAAATCCAAAAACTGTTTAATGGACATCGGTGAGGGCGAGAACCTGGAATAATATTCTATCCTCGTTGTGACATCTTTCAGTGAGAAGTTAAACAACTTCATGATTACGAAATGCAGCTAAGGCAAACGCACTGATCACACGCAGAACTCTACACAACGTCCAAAAAATGCATACTCGTGCGCAGTTCATTGAAAAGTGTACACTGAACTAGTCGATGGTTTCCATTTTGCCAACTCTTATATCGTCTAATCCGAGACCCGGTTAGTGTTTAGTCTGCACTGCTACCTCTAAACCGAGAGCGAAGCTCGTGCTGCGCGGCAGTTGTCTACTGTCACGCGACACTGTGGAAGTTTCCGTTTTTAAAATATGGCTGGTAATTtctttttgtgtatgtatatataagtacaTATATACCCATTTACTTtgcattcatgtttatttgaaaaaggGGATTTCCAAGCAGTTAGAATAGAATAAAGCTATATTAAACCTGGTGTAATCAGGTTACCCGAGACAGAGCTCAAGATTGACACAGCATACAGAACTCCACTACACCCAGCTGAATCAGGAGTACAATAGTGGTGCCAGAGGTGGTGGactaaaatgtacaatttactGTAACATGGAAGCCTGTTAGGTACAGAAATagagtaggtgtacctaataaagtgaccacttAATCTAGGAGTAGCCTATCAGTGCTGAAGATGTATGAAATTGACTAAACAGACATTCAATTTATCTTTCACAAGATCTTACaaacaagggggaaaaaaattcttATTTGCATAAGAAATGTACACTCCAGCTGTCTTAAGACTGAAAGACTGACAGTCTCTGGCAGTTCTTAGTCATGCTCATTATTTATGACTACTGTCACATTCAATGTCACTTTACAACATCATTCAACCAGTACAACAAATAACATGAAGGAGCAAAGTCCCACAAAAACAAGTATAATAATTAACATGAGCCAAGGAGCACTGACATAATCAACAACTGGAATTAAAGAGGCTTAGCAGTGGAAACTTGTGATCCGTTTGACCAAATGGAAGTTTGTGCATTTTGATAAGAAGAGTGTACCAAATATATATCTCCTGGGTATACTTGGAGTTATGTGAACAGTATAGAATTCTGTTTCTGAATAGACAtttgtcacgattagtccctcccagcttccgtgttctgtgtttaccctgtcttgtgtattttagttccatgccatagttccgttttctccgccccacatttgattttccacacctgttcctcgtttagTTCacgtatttaaaccctgccttgttgctTTGGTCtcggctgttcattgtttactttgctgtgtttatttgaatgcgtgtgttaggttcattatgtttggtttaatttctgaatattttatccccataagtttgtactccgtgtgtcctagcttttgtgtttcttagACCAGAGTTTTCCTCGTATCTGTTATAGCTATGTTTCCCCTGTTTGCATTCGTGTGTTTTGGTTGCTtctgtatccccgtgctctccatgttggtaacatgaccctggactactacaacgACTCAGATTtcggatttgcccttaataaatctcgctcttctccgcacatgcgccCGCCTCCTCACCGCTTCCCATTACAACATTAAATGTTGTCTGTCAGTGTGGTAAGAAATAAATCTGAAAAGTGTTGTGCCATTAACACCTGAGAGGCACACATGATGTATTTTATGGAAAACTGTATGCTTAATCAGGACTAAGGTTGAATATGAAGGGCCCTAGAGTCAGAAGAGAGAACAATGTGGCCCTGACAATAACTGTCTCAATGCTGTGGAATGAATGTAATACAAACTGTAAGGTCTTGGAGTATGTCAAAAATATTAGCACTGTAACTAAACTATGATGCAAATTAGGTTTCGTAAATACTGAAGTGAGTACTGCTGTTTTTAGATCTAACAGAACAGAGCCAGAAACCTCTGTTAATGGTCTGGCAAATAAAAAGTTTTGAAATGTGGGAAAACAGACAAGTTGTCATAATCTCTGTTATAGAAGACCATAGAAGGTTTGAAGGCATAATGTTAGAATGAGAGTGAACTGTTTGTGCAGTGCAATGAGAGTatctaaaataaagaaatttgtAGACAGTGTTAAATGGTTTCTTAAGAATACAAAAAAGCAGAcaacacaaatgacaaacataTAACAACAACCAAAGGCTTATAAGGAGATGCTAGTTTAGCTAATTAaccaaaatgtgtttaatttttatgtaaCACACACTTTACTAGGGACAGCACTTTttcagaaacagtgtttagacTGTTGAATATGTAGTTAAATTGTGCTTCATTGACTGAATGTAAAAACCCAGTGAATCTGAATCTGACAAACCCGTTGCAGCTCAGCACCCAGTACTTTAAGAATGGTCTCCTATCTAAATAATATCTGGTTAGCACCGACACGGtcatcagaaactgaccagtgatgaacaggatAGAGTATCGGCAACAAATCATGAATGTTATTAGATTGGCTACAGTTGTTTTGTAATtgtacactgattaaaaaaaaaaaaaaaaaagacgtcaCAGTATAGAACTACCCGATTTCCACAGCTAATCTCCactacagacacatgctcaGAGATCTTTATCCCCAGTACTGTTTACCTCTATTCTGTTGTGTTCTCATCTAACATGGGTGCCCTTATAAAGGTGACCCACAGGAGGCACTGGAAAcaaaaaatggggaaaatacaatattatttaaaaatataatagtataataatgTCAAAATGTCATTTAGTTTTTCTCATTTGGATACACACAGTAACTGAATTAATACATCAAGAAATTGATTCCTTATGCTAAAATCCAATATTAATGTCTCATTTTCTTAAACACTGGCATCACCAATCAAAACGCAGTATATCAATGAAGTAAACCATCATCGTACATGGGAAAACACAGTGCAGCATAATTATTTACTCCTAATTGCCTGGGGcacataaactcacacactGATTCAGGAAAAAGTCAAActtagcaaaaacaaaaatggagcaAGACAgaccacagagaggaagagacagagaaagacgaGGACAGGGAAGACAAAGAAATATTTCCAAAGACAATTGAGCAGTTCTTGTGGATAAAgtatttttgttagtttttttgtgtatttatgtaaatatatacacgCAGTACTGCTGCACTACTGCATTTCCCccatatttatttcaatatagCAATTCAGAAGTTTGTTTTGTGAATCATCACATTTTATGTGTCAATTTGTGAACAGttacatgaatgtaaatactgtaaatgatgTAATCAGTGGCTGATTTATTTaggtatttgtattttgttttgtgttttgcaccACTCAGTATAACTTTatggtttgtgtgtatacatacccACTGTATATGTGTGGCATTCTGTGTggtgtatttgtaaatgtaaatgtatttggtTTTGAGGAGTGTGTAGAATTTTTCAGTCAAAAGTGAATTTTTCTTTGCAGGTGTAAGGTTTTGAGAATAATTTGTATGGTTACGAGCAGGTTTTACTTTTGAGAAATATGTCTAACGTTTGTAGAAATGTGTATTGGTTAATCagaaaaaactgtaaatgcgatgctttgtttttacattaGGATGTGTATGCTGTGGTTCTGCACCATGACTGATGTTTCCTGGATCTCTAAACCTAGCAACTAGTAAGACCTGCTTTCACTGTAcatattgtgtatgtgtataattaGAATGCAactaattagttaattagttcAATGCAActgaatattaattaaatatattaatgtattacaCACCAAAAATGTCTACGACATGTCTGGTTCACCTTTGAACTGCAGTATTTCAGGAAATAACAGCCTCTACACACCCTTGGAGGGGCAAAGTGAGGTAATCAGTCTATAACAGAGTCATGAACGGACAAAAAAAATGATTGTGCACTTTAGGTCCAGACCTTGTGGACAGACATGAGCAGTGATAGCACACTTCTCTTTAAAATACTGACACACAAATCTGCTATTTAAACAACACTGATCAATTTTATATAAGATGCATGAAATGTTTtgacacattttataaataaactgtGCAGTCTCCTTTCCCTCTCATGCTACATGCTCCTCCAGTGAGGCTGTGTGCAACTTGACCATCTTGTTCAGCTCATTGTCATTCTCATGGGGATCCAGTGTGATCAGGTCATATGTGCGCCGGTACAGCTTGTGGGTCACCAGGGTGACGATGAACATCTCTATAATCATTAGCTGCTGACTGAACACTATACAGACACAGATTATGATATTAGACAAGTCCCCATCTAATAACagcatcaaataaataaataatagtttaGCAATCATTCTCTGCAATATTTGTTTTAGATATGTCTACTCAGAATTAATAGATTAACTTaacttaatttattttactagGTAAAATGATAacagaatgattttttttttttttttttttttttagcagaaaCAACACTACAAAATACCTATGGGTTCACAACTCCACATACTCCACCTTATTATCTTAggttattacatttcattaattgaattttttttttccaatataAATCCCACAAGAAACTAAAACTGTAGTCAAAGTACATATTTATGACATATTTATTGCACAACATTGTTATAGTAAAAGAATCTGAgcaaattcaaatgtaaaagATGCTATGTACAAAAATTTAATAATGAACATAAACTGTAATATGAGTGTACTGATATGTAGTGTTCTACtttattttatagaattaattaattacactgTCATCATaggcacagagagggagaaagactcACTAGATCCTCGAGCTATGGAAGAAAATGGCGGTGCACAGGCGATGGTGCCATCAAGGGCCAGGATACTGATAATGGCTGATTGCAACTGACTCAGGATGAGGACCAGCTGAAAGCACCCAGAGACAAAAGACTTTTTAAACCTACAAAATCAAGTTACAAAATTTGTCACCAAGTAACTTTAACTTCTGCTGAAGTAGAGGCCTTGTATGAATTTACTGTCCACCAGGTGTCACTCTTGCCACCCTCACATTTTTCACGCTAATTGATTTCACAGGGCGATAGTTTTTTAACAGGCATAGGAACCGCACCAAAATCTTACACTAATCTTCCTGAAGAAAActagaaaataatgttttctgttatttctgACAAAATTATTACACCTGAGTTATCAGTGGGTAACTTGGACACACTGACCTGATACATGGCATATTTGGGGATGATCTTGACTCTGCGCAGTGTGTTGCGTATATTCATGAACATGATGGCTACAGGCCACAGGGAAATGAGAGTCAGGACTCCTATGAATGGGTTTATCCAGATAGCGGCTCCAGTGATTTCAAGCTAGGTATGAATACACAACGGTAAGGGAAGAGAAGAAGGAATTGTGATCACCATAGCCTGCAGTGATCCCTAAACCTGATAACATGCAATTTTATGCAATGCTATTTAggtaatattgtgtgtgtgtgtgtgtgtgtgtgtgtgtgtgtgtgtgtgtgtgtgtgtgtgtgtgtgtgtgtgtgtggcatgtgcaTGGTGTATTGTGATGGCATACATCCGAGAGGTCAAAGTTTCCATTTGTCCATAAGACAACAGAGAAGATGGACAGGACGGTTTTCATAATGGCATACTGAAGAGACCCCAGCTTTAGCAGGAACAGCATCTGCCTGAAGATACAAATGCAATTCGTTTTTGAGGAATGTTGTTCTgagaattttgtttctgataaatatttttctgcTTACGATACTATTCTGAGAGTAGTATGACGTGTGGTCATAGTAAAGTTTATTGCAGCCACTCCTCAGATGCTCTCTACCCTATCTATGGTCTCACTCACTGTAGCTCACTTTAATGCTCGATGAAGCATACACGCCTGTACCATGTCGTGTTCTTCTGTGTCTCATACATCTCACAGCAGATAGCCATGACTTATCTTACCACTGAGCCAGGCTCAGTGAGTTCGAAAACAATGAACAGATTATACCGTGTGACGGGCACTCTGGGAAGGCACaggcagcagcaacagcagggtCCCGTGTTGATCCGGAACATCTGGCTCTCTGAGTACCGTAGGAAGGCCTCGTCGCCCCCGCACTCCTCAAGCATGAGAATGAGAACCTTGTAGATTACAACTGCAAAGTACCTTCAGGGAGAACAAGAGGAATATTCAAATTTACATAGCAATTTTCACTTTCTTTACAACATCTCATTGGGCCTTACATGGGAAATAttgctgttttaataaatataagTGGAAATGGCCCAATAGAGTGGAAGTTACTCATTACTTGACATGGACTTGTGCCATTTTTTCTACTCAATCACAATGACTCTAAAAGGTTTCTTACGAGTTGGAGGTCATATCTGTGAACATAGTGGCTCTTGG
This is a stretch of genomic DNA from Electrophorus electricus isolate fEleEle1 chromosome 6, fEleEle1.pri, whole genome shotgun sequence. It encodes these proteins:
- the LOC113583209 gene encoding organic solute transporter subunit alpha-like, whose amino-acid sequence is MDYLNETIDPSCLHEPPLALDVIHQLDMFGVALYSILTFMASVSLLLYLEECVYIYKNVPSPKKTTIIWVNGAAPVIATMSCLGMWIPRATMFTDMTSNSYFAVVIYKVLILMLEECGGDEAFLRYSESQMFRINTGPCCCCCLCLPRVPVTRQMLFLLKLGSLQYAIMKTVLSIFSVVLWTNGNFDLSDLEITGAAIWINPFIGVLTLISLWPVAIMFMNIRNTLRRVKIIPKYAMYQLVLILSQLQSAIISILALDGTIACAPPFSSIARGSMFSQQLMIIEMFIVTLVTHKLYRRTYDLITLDPHENDNELNKMVKLHTASLEEHVA